One genomic segment of Bombina bombina isolate aBomBom1 chromosome 4, aBomBom1.pri, whole genome shotgun sequence includes these proteins:
- the LOC128657837 gene encoding uncharacterized protein LOC128657837, producing MQKKLLKMTARSRRIPKRFLTDDETLWKTRAIRAQKRLKLLEKRQGEKQKKQETVLEQKAAVTPPERERMQEGNKRDKVGKVNNGAGDKEVEGSTTAPQGMAAADKEGQDGHRVSHKKHGKQMYYSDSSESSSDSSTDDDFEDDKRNGRGHRKILKIVRKLYAKQEKNKVVKEGYEDEDSSDNVVNLDDEVAATKLLPLPTHLKAKVVRKAQRGRYVDVFEMTREALAVKSNEGRGRKAKQTFPEWVKGMVIYAECFLTANPDKMKGVLRYIHLIAECYTTYGGFAWKDYDREFRKGNIQLGGKGRKDFGVKILDTWTRVMKVPEAQGRPIGQGKTFRTEAKECWAFNDKRCDRGNSCKYKHACRHCGGAHPGVDCRKGNANNNSKFSFRGHGGNGSGGGMAGNGQNTAEGR from the exons ATGCAGAAGAAGTTGCTGAAGATGACGGCCAGAAGCAGGAGAATTCCCAAACGGTTCCTTACAGATGATGAGACCCTCTGGAAGACGAGAGCAATCCGGGCTCAGAAGAGATTGAAGCTCCTGGAAAAaaggcagggagagaaacagaagaAGCAGGAGACGGTCTTGGAGCAGAAGGCAGCGGTAACCCCCCCTGAGAGAGAGCGGATGCAAGAGGGTAAC AAGAGAGACAAAGTGGGTAAAGTGAACAATGGAGCAGGTGACAAAGAGGTCGAAGGGAGCACGACAGCGCCGCAGGGAATGGCGGCAGCAGACAAGGAAGGACAAGACGGGCATCGTGTGAGCCATAAGAAACACGGTAAGCAAATGTATTATAGTGACAGTAGTGAATCTTCGTCAGATAGTTCCACGGATGATGACTTTGAGGATGATAAGCGTAATGGGAGGGGgcatagaaaaatcttgaaaattgTAAGAAAGTTATATGCTAAGCAAGAGAAAAATAAGGTGGTGAAGGAAGGGTATGAGGACGAGGACAGCAGTGATAATGTGGTGAATTTAGACGATGAAGTAGCAGCGACCAAGCTCTTACCCCTTCCCACACATTTAAAAGCGAAGGTTGTTAGGAAAGCGCAGAGAGGACGGTATGTGGATGTGTTTGAAATGACTAGGGAAGCTTTGGCGGTCAAATCTAATGAGGGAAGGGGGAGAAAGGCAAAGCAGACATTTCCAGAATGGGTGAAAGGGATGGTCATATATGCAGAATGTTTTCTAACGGCCAATCCAGATAAGATGAAAGGGGTtctgagatacatacatttaatagCGGAATGCTACACCACATACGGGGGTTTCGCATGGAAGGATTATGATAGGGAATTTAGGAAAGGAAATATACAATTGGGAGGTAAAGGTAGGAAGGATTTTGGGGTAAAAATACTAGATACGTGGACGAGGGTGATGAAGGTCCCTGAAGCACAAGGTAGGCCCATAGGGCAAGGGAAAACATTCAGAACAGAGGCAAAGGAATGCTGGGCGTTTAATGACAAGAGGTGCGACAGGGGGAATTCATGTAAATATAAGCACGCATGTAGGCATTGTGGCGGAGCGCACCCAGGAGTGGATTGTAGGAAGGGTAATGCCAATAACAATAGCAAGTTTTCCTTTCGAGGGCACGGGGGCAACGGTAGCGGAGGAGGAATGGCGGGTAATGGCCAAAACACCGCTGAGGGTAGATAG
- the LOC128657836 gene encoding uncharacterized protein LOC128657836 — translation MRWEELVSTIQQARQRWGRPDVMIIHLGGNDIGAYPLRELEESIKSVMGWLAITWQGVKIVWSNIISRLVWRNTDTQRAGYRARRKINLVAAKAVRGIGGAVLEHPLLAAKREEIIRRDGVHLNEAGNDQFLEDIRRMLEEMIKMQESSKDNYAERSQPEISREIGMVRGTMSAT, via the exons ATGAGGTGGGAAGAGTTGGTAAGcacaatacagcaggcaaggcAGAGATGGGGGCGCCCGGACGTAATGATAATACATTTAGGAGGGAATGATATTGGAGCATACCCTCTGAGGGAACTGGAAGAAAGTATAAAAAGTGTAATGGGGTGGTTGGCGATAACATGGCAAGGAGTAAAGATAGTATGGTCAAACATAATATCAAGGTTGGTTTGGAGGAACACTGACACGCAGAGAGCGGGCTACAGAGCAAGGAGGAAGATTAATTTGGTAGCGGCAAAAGCAGTCAGGGGGATAGGTGGAGCGGTGCTGGAGCACCCATTGTTGGCGGCAAAAAGGGAAGAGATAATCAGGCGCGACGGAGTTCACCTGAACGAGGCCGGTAATGACCAGTTTTTGGAGGACATCAGGAGAATGTTGGAGGAAATGatcaag atGCAAGAGAGCAGTAAAGACAACTACGCGGAGAGGTCACAACCAGAGATATCGAGAGAAATTGGCATGGTTAGGGGCACGATGTCAGCTACTTAG